A single window of Triplophysa rosa linkage group LG2, Trosa_1v2, whole genome shotgun sequence DNA harbors:
- the ogfod2 gene encoding 2-oxoglutarate and iron-dependent oxygenase domain-containing protein 2, producing the protein MNRFYKCSCFFTDNIFLEDYKLHVRFVSETQFREDYQNTLRTSGCESESQFSDVLKKIHVEIARRQDHKLKTAERTATIKVIYKPLHQHVYNLQESFLAPEFLEMVNYTSSSDATVDGLIKIIRTEAAPRVYRFPVFTREFCKDFINELENFEQSDAPKGRPNTMNNYGILLNELGFDESFLTLLRELYLRPLTALLYSDCGGSCLDSHKAFVVKYSMGEDLDLSYHYDNAEVTLNVSLGKEFTEGNLFFGDMRQVPLSEAECVEVEHHVTEGLLHRGQHMHGVLPISSGTRWNLIIWMRASPERNKLCPMCGRRPTLVESDGYSDGFTTDPDDTSGNMSCTLT; encoded by the exons ATGAATAGATTTTACAAGTGCAGTTGCTTTTTCACAGATAATATTTTTCTCGAAGACTACAAACTGCACGTCCGATTTGTCTCAGAGACACAGTTCAGGGAGGACTATCAAAAT ACCCTGAGAACCTCAGGATGCGAGTCTGAATCTCAATTCAGCGACGTGCTGAAAAAG ATTCATGTAGAAATCGCGAGACGGCAAGATCATAAATTGAAGACGGCAGAGAGGACTGCTACCATCAAAGTGATTTATAAGCCTCTGCATCAACATGTTTATAATCTACAG GAATCATTTCTGGCCCCAGAGTTCTTAGAGATGGTGAACTACACCTCTTCAAGTGATGCTACAGTAGATGGACTGATTAAAATCATCCGGACTGAGGCAG CACCAAGAGTCTACAGGTTTCCAGTGTTCACAAGAGAATTCTGCAAGGACTTTATAAATGAGCTGGAGAATTTTGAACAGTCTGATGCACCAAAGGGCAGACCGAACACTATGAACAATTATGGG ATTCTTCTTAATGAACTGGGCTTTGATGAGAGCTTCCTCACCCTATTGAGAGAGCTCTATCTGCGTCCGCTCACGGCTCTGCTTTACAGTGACTGTGGAGGAAGCTGTCTCGACAGTCACAAGGCTTTCGTGGTGAAGTATTCAATGGGAGAAGACTTGGACCTTAGTTATCATTACGACAATGCTGAAGTCACTCTGAATGTATCGCTGGGGAAAGAGTTTACGGAGGGAAACCTGTTCTTTGGAGACATGAGACAG GTGCCTCTAAGTGAGGCTGAGTGTGTGGAAGTGGAGCATCACGTAACCGAGGGTCTGCTTCACAGGGGCCAGCACATGCATGGAGTTTTGCCCATCTCCTCAGGCACACGATGGAACCTGATTATATGGATGCGAGCCTCACCTGAGAGGAATAAACTCTGCCCCATGTGTGGTAGGAGACCCACGCTAGTTGAGAGCGATGGATACAGTGATGGCTTCACCACAGACCCTGATGATACAAGTGGCAACATGTCATGCACTTTAACATGA